Part of the Brassica napus cultivar Da-Ae chromosome C9 unlocalized genomic scaffold, Da-Ae chrC09_Random_34, whole genome shotgun sequence genome, ATTTGATATAGAATAATCCATTTATTTGTTGTGTCTTacatttgatttaatttatttttaacatattaaaattaaaatcgaatAATACATCTTCTAACATGTTTCGAACTGGTCAAATTTttaatctataatttttaatataaatgagttaatatatttgttaaaaCTGGCTCGTATTAATTAGTATATTGTATGATTGATGAAATAACTCCTAAAAATCTAGGGAGAATtccatgtttaccactttcatgatactattattcatttttaccaccctaaaagaacattttcaaaaatatattcttcattaagtggaaAAAGAGTCTTATAtccttgttttatatatatatataataaataattatttaaataaattaaaaataaatttaaaaaataataaaaaatattttttttatgtttctgaattatacttttcaaattcgaatttttttaaactatttttttttgaaactattttttcattaatttttttttgaactatttttttttaaataatatttttttaaagaattttatttatatatttattagaatcctaaatttcacatttcaaaaaacCTATCCCACCCTTCAATTTTGaatcctaagtctagattagttaacggTATGgatataaatgtcttttacccttcattaaaagtgagggtaaaaatggttagtgtaaacatgaaaagtggtactataaaTGTAGTATTTGTGGTAATTTCCCAAAAATCTATAATAGTAAAAGTATCAAGGGAAATTAGCAAAAATAATACattcataataatattttttcatgtttacactaaccatttttaACTATACTTTTAAATagggaaattttttttataaccctagggttaactaatctagactttgAGTTTGGAGTTGGGGTGTGTaaagtttttggaatgtgaaatttaggattctaataaatatataaataaatacttaaaaaatataaaagtttcaaaaagaattatcgacctttaaaaagaaatttgaaaaaaattcaaaaaaataattcgaaaacatagtttttttttatttaaataattatttattatatatatagaacaaaGGTATAAAAATCGTTTGCCTTTTATTGAAGAGATACTTTTGAAAATATATCTTTAGTGGTGATAAACATGAATATCAATCATAACCCATTCCACTATACTACAAACTAATGtaaatttagttaatttaaaatattttaattttacctgtaaatatatttatataaattttaatatctaatttcaaaaaaaaaaattatagagtaTAATTAATTTGCATtgatttaatatttagttttataatagTTTTTAGATTAAAGTATATTGTAAGCTCTAGGAATTTTTGTTattgtgtgtgtatatatttttaatttactgTTATAAATAGATTAAGTTATTTACCtagatttattatttaatttaatatttaatgatgctgtaatttatatataatattataaagtttatattgtgtatataaactgaaactaaattattattaatgcataataattattaattatttgatattaataaatctttagtaattttaaaaatctgtataagtattttttagttattttatgagTCCAAATTTGATAATATCACACAATGCATCAAGGTTATGTTCAAATtatacttatgttttaatagtatttgaTTATTGTATCTTATTTGAGTTGGTTTCTCTTGTTATGGAAGTGAGGCCGATTTCGTCAAGGAAGTCGTGGTCGAGGTCATGAAAAGGCTCAGCACCATTCCATGTAGTATGGAAGGAGAAGAGAAAGTGGCTAGTCTCTTTGGAATCGAACATCGGATCAAGCAAGTCGAGGAAAAGTTTGGTTTCGGTTACAGCGACGAAACTAGAATTGTGGGAATTGTTGGGATGCCTGGTATTGGCAAAACCACTCTCGCAACGGAGCTGTTCAAGAGGTATCAAAACAAGTTCATTCGCTGCGTGAATTTTCTGAAGATCCGTAAGGAGACGGATGCTGGCCATTTGAGGATGACGTTCCTTAAAGACTTACTTCCGAAGACAAAGACAAACATAACTGATAAGACGACGTATGACTGTCTGAAGAGTGAATGGGTCGTGAACAAAGTTTGTTGTTTTAGACGATGTGAGTAGTAGCGAAAAACATATAAAGACTCTTCTTGGGGACCTAAGCTGGATCAAGAAAGGAAGCAGGATTGTTATTACAACCCGTGACAGGGCATTGATCGCCGACTTAGATCCAAATCCTTACGTGGTTCCAAGATTGAACCCTCGATGGGTTGATGTACTTCAGCTTCTTTGCTTTAGGGGGTTTCAATCCCGAGATGGGAGATTATATGAAAATGTCTAGAGTGTTTGTGGATTACGTTAGAGGCAACCCAAAAGCTCTCAGAGAATTGGGTAAGGAACTTTGTGGGAAAGGGGAGACGCTCTGGAAAGCACGGCTTAATACATTGACAACATGTTCCAACAAGAGCATTCAAGATCTGTTGAAGATAAGCTATGATGAGCTTAGTGAAGAGGAGAAGGATGCGTTCCTTGACATTGCGTGTTTCTTCAGATCAGAGGACGAGTTTTATGCGAGAGAAGCTTACTGGATCATGGGGATCATGATGATGAGTCCTCTGAAGGTGCCAGTGAGATAACGGATCTTGCCTACAAGTTTCTAATAGTATATCTGGCGGACGCGTAGAGATGCATGATTTACTTCATACATTCGGCATGGAACTTTGTTCGTTATCATCCACAGAAGAAAAAAGTAGGCTGTGGAAATGTCAAGACATTGTCGCTGCATTGCATGACAAGATGGTGAGGCTAATCAatgagtttatatttttatggtaTCAATATGATAAGTgagtttatgtttttcttttatatttaggATACCGAAATTGTGACATCTGTGAGAGGCATTTTTCTAGACATGTCTCAAGTAACGGACATGCCTTTATACAGTTGGGTCTTTGCCAAAATGTGCAATCTATGGTACCTTAAATTCTACACTTCTACTTGTCCTCGAGAATGTGAAGGCGACTGCAAGTTAAATTTCCCTGATGGACTTTCATTACCTCTGGAAGAGATCCGGTACCTGGACTGGCTGAAATTCCCGTTGGAGGAACTTCCATCTGACTTCAACCCCAAGAATCTTGTTGATCTAAGGCTGCCTTACAGCAAGATTAAACAAGTTTGGAAAGCTTATAAGGTTAGGACATCTCCATGTCACTTTTATATTTGACTCTAAATACTATCGTAGAAAACATTCTTCTCTAACTCACCTTACTCTAAAATACAGattgttattttcttttatatttcgaaaaaaaaatatcattcacgTATATTTAGAGGAAAATAGTATTTCTCTGCTTTATTGTAATAGATGTCAATCAAAGTCCACATCGAAAATTTAGACAAAtaatgtctaatatataaagaaatgttcaAGTCTAATTAATACAAGATTTTTTGGCAGAAAAGCTAAAATAAATCTATGCGGGCTAGTGTTTTAGGTCCGAAGTGGATAATATTGTACTACTCGGTACAAGATAAATACCAACATATTGTcaaaactcatatatttttatatttttctgttttataaaagaaaatagagTAATACATGTCATATGGTCTTAGTTCCTTTTGTATTGTTAGAGTTGCATACATTACTGACTGGTGGTGTAATTCCATATGGTTTTAATAGGATACACCGAAACTGAAGTGGGTGGATCTTAACAACTCGAGAAAGTTGCAGACGTTGGCAGGGTTCTCAAAGGCCCCAAATCTTTTGAGACTAAATCTTGAAGGTTGCACAAGCCTAGAACGTTTATCTGAAGAGATGCAAACAATGGAAAGTCTTGTTTTCTTGAACTTGAGAGGATGCACAAGTCTCTCGCATCTTCCGCAGATGAATCTGAGTTCATTGAAAACTCTTATCCTCAGCAGCTGTGCAAAGCTTTATAGATTTCAGCTAATTTCCGAAAATCTAGAATCTCTCTACTTGGATGGAACTGCAATAGAGGATCTCCCTTCAGACATTGTGAAGCTTCAAAGACTTGTCTTATTGAATCTAAAGGAGTGTAAAAGGCTGAGGAGTCTTCCAGAGTGTATAGGAAAGCTTAAAGCTCTTGAAGAACTGATTCTCTCTGGCTGTTCAAATCTCGAGACTTTTCCAAATGTTGAAGACAGCATGGAAAATTTCCGGGTTTACTACTTGATGGGACTTCAATCTTAGAGGTGCCAAAGATACTTCCCGGTATTAACAGCCTGTTGTTTCTGAGGCGTATATCTTTTAGCGGAAATAGTGTGATCAGCAGCTTAGGATCTGACATCAGTCGAATGTATCATCTCAAATGGTTGGACTTGAACTCTTGTGAGAAACTCAGGTCTCTTTCGACGCTTCCACCAAATCTCCAGTGGTTAGATGCACATGGTTGCATCTCCTTGCAAACAGTCTCGAGTCCTCTAGCCTTTATTGTGCCAACAGAACAGATTCACAACACTTTCACTTTCAGCTTCACTAAATGTTGTAAACTCAATGAGGCTGCAAAGAATGAAATTGCATCCCACGTTAGGAGAAAATGCCAGCTAGTCTCATCAGATGATCACCACAATGGGGTAgtctattctttttttcttgtttttttattctttttcttcaaGTCTTAAAATCTTCTGGTTTtctgatataatatatatttatttatttattattttaatttacttttttctCCTAGCAGAATTTTATCTCGACTTGCTATCCTGGATACGAAGTACCTGCATGGTTCAGTCACCAAGCCTATGGTTCAGTGTTAGAACCAAAGCTGCCTCACATTGGTGCGACAACAAGTTTCTAGGAATATATCTATGTGCCATTGTCTCGTTTCGTGACTGCAGAGATCAGAGCAGCCGCATCCTGGCTAAATGTACCTGTGAGTTTGAAGACTTAGATGCACCATGTAGCCGGTTTAGCATTCCTGTTGAAAATGAGCCGCGTAATATCGAGTCAGACCATGTCTTCATCAGCTATATAAGTGGTGTCAAACATCAAGAAACGTCAAGAAGTAGAGTTCAAGAAAGGATGTGTTCCTACTAGAGCTGTCCTTAGGTTCAAAGTGACTGATGGGGGGTGAAGAGATTCCACAGTGTGAAGTTGTGAAGTGTGGGTTCAGTTTGGTGTACGAACCTGATGATGAAGTTAGTAATGTTGTTTCTTTGCCGGCGGCAAGGACGATGTTGAATGGTGAGAGTAGTCAAGGTGAGGTAACCACTTTCCAATCTGCAGAAGAAGGTCCTACTGCAAGTCCAACAACAGCTACAAGTACAACAGCCGACTCTACAGTAAGAACAATAGTTTCTAGAGTGGATTACCAAATAGGCACTCcagatgattttaatttatttttgtattcatGTTATGTTTGTTATTAATTATcgtttgatgttttttatttaatatttttattttttccatgTCTCCTTATACTTTCAATGTATTATTAATAAGTTTCCCATAGTCCAGATTACTAGATAATAGCGCGGAATCTTCGTATATTTTGTTTCTAGTTGTTATTTTAGTATCATATTTCGACTGAtatgaattaataatttaaacaaaagaataatatatttaatttagtaaaagttttgaacataaatatttaaaatggatAAAACTAAACTTAAACAAAGAGTAAATATGTGCTTTCATAATATCAAGAAcatgtttattattttgtatttggtATCAACTCTCATATTTAGTGTAATTTGGATATAAACCTAaacctttcaaaataaaagaatatcaCTATTAACTTGTATGTATACTTCTTTTTGAAGTTTTGTAGTTCGAATATATCactttgatttataaatttaatccCATATATATTGTGTAACATTTCTATATTTACTATAAAGAAGCTCGTGTATCTTtcacaaaaattattttgttatcaTTGTCAATGCCACACTCCCTCTTGCTCTATTTCCGCAACCTCTTATCTTCCATATTTTTGTCGTAGAAACtttgattatttatattatatcagTTTGCACATTTCATTATGTCTTCCATATTTCATTGTAACTTGTAATATGGAAAATATGCAAACTGAtataatgtaaataattaaagttttaTCTAAGGAAATcaatatctaaatatttatttttgtaacttgatatatatacaactattttatatagaaTAGACAAACTTGAAATAATTTAGAACTGCTGTAAAGTTGTTCTTTAATTCATAGCTTCGATGCATCCACCTTCTCAATGCTTCATCCGCATTCTCAACGGGGCCACCCATATACTCTACAACTATATCTGCAGTTTCTGAGTCAAATCACTTACACCTAACCATAAACAAAATCTGGACATTCAAAGACAAAATAAATGCTCTACTCTCCAATCTTTCAATTCAGGATCAATAAACCGGTtcaccaaaaattcaaaatcaccTTGTAATCTACATTTTCTGAAACAGAGATCGCTTGAAGATCCCATACACATCAAAAACCATACACATTGTATCCTCCCTTGTGAAATAAAAGTTAGATGTAATCACATACACATCGCAAAAACCATCTTTCACTTTCTGGTTCAAGTTTGTGTTGGTGACCAGAGCGTTAACCTTAAGGCAAATCCGCTTAGCAGCATCAAGCTGAGCTGCATCTGCATTCTCTGTCGGATCAGGATCAGACAAGCTGATTGCCATAGCTAAATGGGCTTGATACTTCTCCTCAGTCAAATTGAATAAACACCATCCATAGCCGCCGCAAAATCACGTTCTAGACGTTGCCGAAACCTAACGAAGAGACATACAAAGTAAGAAATGGCTCAAGCTAGAGCTACTGAATAGGGGCGGGGATCGATCATCGGTCTAGGCGACTCGTCTAACCTGTGATGGTCTCCGAATCCGCAGCCAACGCCACTACTTCCTCCGATGTGGAGTTTC contains:
- the LOC106403247 gene encoding disease resistance-like protein CSA1, giving the protein MAVQEPLVPHHQVFLNFRGEELRDGFVSYLETALKNAGINVFIDKNEMRGEDLTVLFRRIEESKIALVVFSRRYMESKWCLNELVNPIELEELFYDAREIHSNVQTHIMEKWKVALECIKSKMGLTLKEQSEADFVKEVVVEVMKRLSTIPCSMEGEEKVASLFGIEHRIKQVEEKFGFGYSDETRIVGIVGMPGIGKTTLATELFKRYQNKFIRCVNFLKIRKETDAGHLRMTFLKDLLPKTKTNITDKTTFFALGGFNPEMGDYMKMSRVFVDYVRGNPKALRELGKELCGKGETLWKARLNTLTTCSNKSIQDLLKISYDELSEEEKDAFLDIACFFRSEDEFYAREAYWIMGIMMMSPLKVPDTEIVTSVRGIFLDMSQVTDMPLYSWVFAKMCNLWYLKFYTSTCPRECEGDCKLNFPDGLSLPLEEIRYLDWLKFPLEELPSDFNPKNLVDLRLPYSKIKQVWKAYKDTPKLKWVDLNNSRKLQTLAGFSKAPNLLRLNLEGCTSLERLSEEMQTMESLVFLNLRGCTSLSHLPQMNLSSLKTLILSSCAKLYRFQLISENLESLYLDGTAIEDLPSDIVKLQRLVLLNLKECKRLRSLPECIGKLKALEELILSGCSNLETFPNVEDSMENFRVYYLMGLQS